DNA from Thermoanaerobacter uzonensis DSM 18761:
TATATATGAACTTAGGCTTAAACTTCTTTAACTTATCCTCTAATTCCTCTAAATTTATGCCATCTTTTTGCAAATCTACTTCTAAAATCTCTGCTCCTCTCGATTCAAAAGAGGCTAAAGCCCACGAATAGGTGGGTCTTTCAACAATTATGCTATCTTCAAAATTTATTAGCGCTTTCGATACTACATCTATACCTTGCTGTCCCCCAGAAATTACCTGTATATTTTCAACATAAGTAAATATTTCATCTTTCTTTACAAATTCTTTTATAGATTCTCTTAATGGTTTATATCCTCTTGTGTCTTGATACTCAAATGCATATCCTCCATCTCTTCTCAATACTCTATTGATTAAATCTCCAAAATCCTCCACTGGAAAAAGCTCTGGATTTAAAGATGAAGAAGCAAAATTTATAATTCCTTTCCTTAAGGGAATTTCTCCTTGGTCTGTTAATTTAAAGGTTTCATCAAGGTCCTCTTCTTTTTTTATATCTTCACAGACATAAGTACCACTTCCTACCTTAGTATGTACATATCCATTTTGTTCTAGAAGCTTATAAGCGTTTATCACTGTAATATTGTTTATTCCCAACTCCTTTGCAAGACTTCTTATAGTAGGGAGTTTATAACCGCCTGGCAGGCTGCCATTCTCTATAAATCTTTTTATTTGGCTGTACAACTGAATATACAAAGGTACATTTTTACTTTTATCAATTGTTATTTTATTCATATCCATCCCTCACAAAATTGTATCGCTACAATTATTATACCATTATCATGGCAAAAATTCTTTTTAATTTTAAAATGTATTATAATGGATATGGAAGAAAAAATAATATAAAGAACAAAATGAGGTGAGATTATGTTTTTACTTTTAAAAGGAGGAGAAGTTTACTCTCCTCAGACTTTAGGTAGAAAAGATATTTTAATTTGCAATGGAAAAATAATAAAGATTGCTAATGAAATAAAACCCATTAAAGAATTTGGAAATGTAGAAATTGTAGATTTGCAGGGTTTTATCGTAGTTCCAGGTTTCATTGACCAGCACGTCCACATCGTAGGAGGCGGTGGAGAAGGGGGACCAGTCACAAGGACACCTGAAATAACTCTATCTGATATCACAAAAGGTGGAATAACTACAGTTGTAGGCCTCTTGGGGGCAGATGGAATAACCAGAAGCATGGCTTCTCTTCTTGCAAAAGCGAGGGCTTTAGAGCAGGAAGGCATAACTACCTACATATATACCGGTGCTTATGAACTTCCCACCCGCACTTTAACAGGAAGTGTAAGGTCTGATTTAGTTTTAATAGACAAAGTAATAGGTACTGGAGAAATTGCCATTTCAGATCACAGGTCTGCACAACCAACTACTGAAGATTTAACAAAACTTGCTGCAGAAGCAAGAGTTGGAGCACTTTTGGGTGGTAAACCTGGAATAGTTCACTTACACGTTGGAGATGGAATAAGAGGATTGTCCCCGTTATTTGAAATAGTGGAAAATACTGAAATACCTATTACGCAATTTATTCCTACTCATATAAACAGAATAGGACATTTATTTGAACAAGGATTGAAATTTATAGAAATGGGTGGCGTAATTGACCTTACTTCTGATATAAAGCCGGACGCCCACACAAAAACTGCTTTAACCCCTAAAGAAGCAATTAAAAAAATTATAGAAAATAAATTGCCAATAGAAAAGGTAACTATGAGTTCTGATAGCAATGGCAGCATTCCTGTATTTGATGAAAATAAGCAATTGGTAAAGGTTATGGTTGGAAGTACACAAACTTTATACCGCGATTTAAGAGAAGTTATAGTGGAAGGGATACTGCCAATAGAACAAGCAATTAAAATAATAACAGAAAATGTGGCAAAAATATTGAATTTATATCCAAACAAGGGATGTATCAAGGAAAAATCAGACGGGGATATAGTAGTATTAGATAGCAATTTAAATA
Protein-coding regions in this window:
- the iadA gene encoding beta-aspartyl-peptidase; translated protein: MFLLLKGGEVYSPQTLGRKDILICNGKIIKIANEIKPIKEFGNVEIVDLQGFIVVPGFIDQHVHIVGGGGEGGPVTRTPEITLSDITKGGITTVVGLLGADGITRSMASLLAKARALEQEGITTYIYTGAYELPTRTLTGSVRSDLVLIDKVIGTGEIAISDHRSAQPTTEDLTKLAAEARVGALLGGKPGIVHLHVGDGIRGLSPLFEIVENTEIPITQFIPTHINRIGHLFEQGLKFIEMGGVIDLTSDIKPDAHTKTALTPKEAIKKIIENKLPIEKVTMSSDSNGSIPVFDENKQLVKVMVGSTQTLYRDLREVIVEGILPIEQAIKIITENVAKILNLYPNKGCIKEKSDGDIVVLDSNLNIHSVIAKGVFMIKDKKIVKRSMFEK
- the pdxR gene encoding MocR-like pyridoxine biosynthesis transcription factor PdxR, giving the protein MNKITIDKSKNVPLYIQLYSQIKRFIENGSLPGGYKLPTIRSLAKELGINNITVINAYKLLEQNGYVHTKVGSGTYVCEDIKKEEDLDETFKLTDQGEIPLRKGIINFASSSLNPELFPVEDFGDLINRVLRRDGGYAFEYQDTRGYKPLRESIKEFVKKDEIFTYVENIQVISGGQQGIDVVSKALINFEDSIIVERPTYSWALASFESRGAEILEVDLQKDGINLEELEDKLKKFKPKFIYTIPNFHNPTGIVYSEDKKKKLIELAEKYETYVLEDDFASDLSFTEEKILPLKAYDKYDRVIYIRSFSKIYMPGLRLGFIIAPERLVSSFLKAKYVTDLSTSGLMQRAFDLYLRENIWESHIGEIKQVMKKRFEKMGKGLQTLKNYVEFEYPKGGLYYWLGLKNNISAKNLYSKCLERNLLIVPGDMFFAIKKENNFIRLSFASCELEEIEKGINILKEVLEGESNENGIYLPII